The following coding sequences lie in one Carassius carassius chromosome 1, fCarCar2.1, whole genome shotgun sequence genomic window:
- the LOC132145576 gene encoding troponin T, slow skeletal muscle-like gives MAPQIAPPKIPEGDRVDFDDIHRKRMEKDLLELQTLIEVHFEQRKKEEEELIGLKERIERRRSERAEQQRFRAEKERDRQTRIAEERQRKEDEEAKKRAEDDAKKKKVLSNMGANFGGFLAKAEQKRGKRLTGREIKRKTLSERRSPLGIENLREDALRERAQDMWNWIYQLESEKFDLLDQMKRQKYEIVVLLNRISHAQKFKKGHGKGKVGGRWK, from the exons ATGGCTCCACAAATTGCCCCTCCAAAGATTCCAGAGGGTGACCGGGTTGATTTTGAT GATATTCACAGAAAAAGGATGGAGAAGGACCTTCTGGAGTTGCAGACTTTAATTGAGGTCCACTTTGAGCAGAGGAAGAAAGAGGAGGAAGAACTGATCGGTCTCAAGGAGAGAATT GAGCGGCGGCGGTCAGAAAGAGCAGAGCAGCAGCGGTTTAgagcagagaaagaaagagaccgACAGACGAGGATTGCG GAAGAGCGTCAGAGGAAAGAGGATGAGGAGGCTAAGAAGAGAGCAGAAGACGATGCCAAGAAGAAGAAGGTTTTGTCCAATATGGGGGCAAACTTTGGTGGCTTCTTAGCCAAG GCAGAGCAGAAACGGGGGAAGCGTCTTACTGGACGGGAGATCAAGAGAAAGACTCTTTCAGAGAGACGCTCTCCTCTTGGCATCGAAAATCTGCGAGAGGATGCGTTGAG GGAACGAGCTCAGGATATGTGGAACTGGATTTACCAGCTGGAGTCAGAGAAGTTTGACCTCTTGGATCAAATGAAGAGACAGAAGTATGAG ATTGTTGTTCTGCTGAACAGGATCTCTCACGCTCAAAAGTT CAAAAAAGGCCATGGAAAAGGAAAGGTTGGAGGTCGCTGGAAATAA